TTATTTATTGCCCTTATGATAGTACAGGACAGTTAAAATCAAAAGAAGAATTAAAAGCTGGACTACAAAGAAAAAATATTGTTTTAGAAAATATGTATCGTCATGGTTCTATCTCTAAAGCACAATATCAAGAGGCAATAGCTTATCCTATCGAAAATGATTTCTTGCCACATCAACAAAAAGGAAATCAATCTTATAATTATTTATATTTTGCAATTCGTGATGAAGCAACAAAATGTTTAATGCCTGAATTATATGAAAAAGATGGGTATACAAAAGAAACTATCGAACAAGATCAAAAGCTATACCAACATTATTATAATTTAGCTGAAACAAAATTAAGTACAAACGGTTATCGTATTTATTCAACGATTGATAAAGAGATTTATCAAGCAATGCAAGATACTGTAGCTCGTTATGGATCTAGTTTAGATATTAAAGGACAACCTACTTCTGAAGTCGGAAATGTCTTAATGAATAACCAAACTGGAGAAATTTATGGTTTTGTTGGTGGACGTGATTTCAAAACCAATCAAGTGAACCATGCTTTCCAAACGAAACGCTCCCCTGCTTCTACGATGAAACCGATTATGGTTTATGCACCAGCGATTGATATGGATATTATTCATAGTCAATCAATGTTAAATAATCAGTATGTAGCTTATAAAAATGGGAAACAAGTAACCAATTATGGTCACACTACTGGCGTTGGATTTGAAAGTGCTACCGACGCATTGAAATTCTCACATAACATCCCAGTGATTAGCTTATACCAGGATTTATTGAAAAAAGGTGGCGTTTATTCTTATATTGCGGACTTACAACTTGGTCTATCAAAAAAACAAGTGAATTATGAATCTAGTCCTTTAGGAACTAATGAAGTAACCGTTGCAGCTCAAACCGGAGCCTTTGCTTGTCTAGCAAATAAAGGAGTTTTCAATGCTCCACATTTAATTGAATCTATTAAAGATAGTGAAGGCAATGACGTTTATCGTTTTGAAGAAGAAAATAAAGAAGTTTTCACAGAAGCTACCGCTTCTATTATGAATGAAATGATGCGTCATGTGATTCGTGATAAAGATGCAACTGGATATTTAGCTGCTAAAGAAATGGAAAAAGTCAACAAAAAAATTAACGCTGGCGACTGGGTTGGAAAGACAGGAACTTCCGAATATAATACTGATTTTTGGTTTATCGCTAGCACCCCTAAAGTGACTTTAGGCTCTTGGGTAGGATATGATAATAATAAAAAAATGTCTGATAAAGTACGCGATAACAATACAAAATATTGGGTACAATTGGTACAAGCTGTTTATAAAACAAAACCTGAAGTACTCGGTTTAGATCAGAAATTTAAATTAAATGATGAAGTGGTGAAAGAAAAAGTTTCTAGTCAAACAGGAACTCTTTTTGGTCATTGTTATCATGATGGAACCAAATATACCGTTGGTGGGAAAAAAGTAGAAGCCTATGGCAATAGTGACTTAGCCTTCAAAAAGCCTACTTTCCGTTTTGGTATTGGTGGTACAGAGGAACAATACATCACTGCTTGGAAAAAAAGATAAAAAAAAGAAGTGCAAATGCACTTCTTTTTCTTTTTATTTTGTCGTTCCTTTAAAACGTAAAGAATACGGTAAAATAATATTTTTATCTTCGATTTCTTCATTATGCATCATTTTTGTTAATAAACGCATCGCTACTGCACCAATATCATATAGTGGATGTTGAATGCTTGAAATTTTTGGACGTACCATATCCGTATAAATTGTATTATCAGCACTAATTAATTCCATATCTTCTGGCAAGTGGTATCCTTGGTCTTGCAATCCATTTAAAATACCTACAGCTAATAAATCATCTGCTACAAAAGCTGCGGTTACACCACTATTATGCAAACGTTCTGCTAATTGTTCGCCTGCTTTCAAAGTATAATGACTTTCAAAAATATAAGCTTCAGAGTAGGCACGTTCATGGTCTTTTAATGCTTTTTTATAACCTAATAATAAGTCATGTCCATTAATATATTCTGTCAATGGTCCTGTAATTAAGGCAATTTTCTCATGACGTTCTGCCAAATAAGAAACTGCATCATAGACTGCGGCTTCATGGTCAATATTTACAGAAGCACAGCTCGTATCTTCTAATTGTGTCCCTGCTAAAACAACAGGTGTATTTGTACGCTCAATTTCTTGGCGTAATGCTAACGAAATTTCATTTCCTAAGTAAATAATACCATCTACTTGTTTGGCTAACATGCTTTGGAAAACAGAAACATCACGATCTTTTTCCCCTTCTGCTGTAGCTAATAAAATATCATAATGATACATTAAGGCAATATCATTAATCCCTGTACTTAAGCTTGCAAAAAAAGCATTATTAATATCTGGTAAAATCACACCCACAGTTGTTGTTCGTTTGCTTGCTAGTCCACGAGCAACTGCATTTGGGCGATAATCCAAATCTTCAATTACTTTCATTACTTTCTTACGTGTAGCAGCTTTTACATTGGGATTACCATTTACAACACGGGAAACGGTTGCCATCGATACACCTGCTTGTTCTGCTACATCATAAATGGTCACGCTCTGTTTTTCCATCATTGTTTCCCTTTCTTTCTTTTAAAAATCATTTTTACTTTATCAAATTAAAGATAGAGATGCAAGCGTTTTATTCATTATTTTCATATTTTTTTCATATTTTCATATAATTTTCTTTTTTTAAAAATTTCCTTTGCTTATTTGTGATTTTAAGGGCATAATAGGAATAAGGAGGTTGATATTATGAATCAACAATTAAAAGAAGTACAAAATTGGTTAAAAGAAAATCAATTGGAGGCCGCTTATATCCACGCTCCTTCTGACATCGCTTATTTTACAAATTTCCACAGCGATCCTCATGAACGTGTATTAGCTTTATTCATCTTCCCAGATCAGGAACCATTCTTATTCACTCCTGCTCTAGAAGTAGAATCAGCAGAACAAGTTGTTAATTTCCCTGTATATGGATATTTAGATAGTGAAAACCCTTGGACAATCATTTCGGAACAATTAAAAAATCGTGGGGTACAATCACGTATCGCCATTCAAAAAGATGTTTTCCCTGTAAATCGTTGGGAAGCATTAAAAGAAGCATTACCTACTCTAACAGAAGCAATGGATGTTTCACCTTTAATCCAACGTATGCATTTATGCAAATCTCAAGAAGAAATTGCTATTATGATGGAAGCTGGAAAATGGGCAGATTTTGCTTTTGAAAAAGGATTTTCTGCTTTACAAGAAGGCGTTTCTGAACAAGAAGTTGCTGCTTACTTAGAATATGAATTGAAAAAACAAGGTGTTCATCACATGAGTTTTGATACTATTGTTTTATTTGGTGCTC
The DNA window shown above is from Catellicoccus marimammalium M35/04/3 and carries:
- a CDS encoding transglycosylase domain-containing protein → MMKKKGPNYQSTHRPHSFSFQDLEKENGTEEEINESQSMENDDTLNNETEIKKENEASTLEKPSLPPHLTKEAKEEKKQKRKSLYKKTNQTIDRTYCGLRNILIGGSLVLGGIFVFGAGAAGGYFAKLVQDLPIPSEQEMDQKMHQINQRSYMYYDNGEKIATLDSDVARTKVDASEIPKTLKEAIVDTEDPYFYQHKGVVPKAILRAFLAQATGFGSPSGGSTLTQQLVKQQFLTTESSLERKAKEVLLAKRMEKYFSKQDILTTYLNVCSFGRNNKGENIAGVREAAKGIFGKSLDELNLAQIAYIAGLPQSPIIYCPYDSTGQLKSKEELKAGLQRKNIVLENMYRHGSISKAQYQEAIAYPIENDFLPHQQKGNQSYNYLYFAIRDEATKCLMPELYEKDGYTKETIEQDQKLYQHYYNLAETKLSTNGYRIYSTIDKEIYQAMQDTVARYGSSLDIKGQPTSEVGNVLMNNQTGEIYGFVGGRDFKTNQVNHAFQTKRSPASTMKPIMVYAPAIDMDIIHSQSMLNNQYVAYKNGKQVTNYGHTTGVGFESATDALKFSHNIPVISLYQDLLKKGGVYSYIADLQLGLSKKQVNYESSPLGTNEVTVAAQTGAFACLANKGVFNAPHLIESIKDSEGNDVYRFEEENKEVFTEATASIMNEMMRHVIRDKDATGYLAAKEMEKVNKKINAGDWVGKTGTSEYNTDFWFIASTPKVTLGSWVGYDNNKKMSDKVRDNNTKYWVQLVQAVYKTKPEVLGLDQKFKLNDEVVKEKVSSQTGTLFGHCYHDGTKYTVGGKKVEAYGNSDLAFKKPTFRFGIGGTEEQYITAWKKR
- the ccpA gene encoding catabolite control protein A, with translation MEKQSVTIYDVAEQAGVSMATVSRVVNGNPNVKAATRKKVMKVIEDLDYRPNAVARGLASKRTTTVGVILPDINNAFFASLSTGINDIALMYHYDILLATAEGEKDRDVSVFQSMLAKQVDGIIYLGNEISLALRQEIERTNTPVVLAGTQLEDTSCASVNIDHEAAVYDAVSYLAERHEKIALITGPLTEYINGHDLLLGYKKALKDHERAYSEAYIFESHYTLKAGEQLAERLHNSGVTAAFVADDLLAVGILNGLQDQGYHLPEDMELISADNTIYTDMVRPKISSIQHPLYDIGAVAMRLLTKMMHNEEIEDKNIILPYSLRFKGTTK
- a CDS encoding M24 family metallopeptidase gives rise to the protein MNQQLKEVQNWLKENQLEAAYIHAPSDIAYFTNFHSDPHERVLALFIFPDQEPFLFTPALEVESAEQVVNFPVYGYLDSENPWTIISEQLKNRGVQSRIAIQKDVFPVNRWEALKEALPTLTEAMDVSPLIQRMHLCKSQEEIAIMMEAGKWADFAFEKGFSALQEGVSEQEVAAYLEYELKKQGVHHMSFDTIVLFGAHAASPHGMPDTEHHLENHQLALFDLGCMWNGYASDATRMACYGEPTDRQREIFDIVYEAQRRAQEAIRPGVTAGELDAIARDYITSKGYGEYFTHRLGHGIGQQCHEFPSIVGGNDMVIEEGMCFSIEPGIYIPNEIGVRVEDCVHVTKDGSEAFTKLPKELYIIKD